A genomic window from Plutella xylostella chromosome 23, ilPluXylo3.1, whole genome shotgun sequence includes:
- the LOC125490435 gene encoding nuclear apoptosis-inducing factor 1-like, which yields MSHTVEEEAFNKAMAEKKKRGQNFTMEEKDRLIKLLAQYRSTILNKKTDGTTNMAKMQAWNALTNKFNSCGSTYRTKDSLVKQWDKLKTEAKIYKGKNNKGVMGTGGGPSTVKSDPVLDQACDLLGRACSGMLAVNDSDADIPTSGELESSMFHDIATEVEIYEREGEQDVPMVSCFIYD from the exons ATGAGTCACACTGTAGAAGAAGAAGCATTTAATAAAGCAATGGCAGAAAAGAAGAAACGCGgacaaaattttacaatggAAGAGAAGGACAGACTAATAAAGTTATTAGCACAGTATCGGTccacaatattaaataaaaaaacggaCGGTACCACCAATATGGCGAAGATGCAAGCCTGGAATGCTTTAAcgaataaatttaatagttGTGGCTCAACTTACAG AACTAAAGATTCACTGGTGAAACAGTGGGACAAATTAAAAACGGAGGCCAAAATAtataaaggaaaaaataataaaggtgTAATGGGCACAGGAGGTGGACCATCCACGGTAAAATCCGATCCAGTTCTGGACCAGGCGTGCGACCTGCTGGGGAGGGCATGCTCAGGCATGCTAGCTGTCAATGACAGTGATGCTGATATACCTACAAGTGGGGAACTAGAAAGCAGTATGTTTCATGATATT GCCACAGAAGTTGAGATATATGAAAGAGAAGGAGAACAGGATGTACcaatggtaagttgttttatttatgattaa
- the LOC119693314 gene encoding putative nuclease HARBI1 — MSDFIDTIEAIELITDRVLWDRPRIFRERTDYFQKYDDLDFFRRFRLTKRSVLFLLTKIESKIEFQEDRNHSIPPINQLLMTLRYYATGNHLLAIGDLGGFSVASCSRIVKRVTEAIVSLRAEFIKFPESEEEQRKVKRDFFKIAKFPNVLGCIDCTHVRIQSPGGDDAEIFRNRKGYMSINVQTISTAQLLVTDVVARWPGSTHDSAIYQNSNRYNKFERGDYGCGYLLGDSGYPLKSHLLTPHVHPITQGQQRFNEAQIKTRNVVERQYGVLKRRFPVLAVGIRLKLKTAVNVILACCILHNFCILNREPEPANEGLLQNLNELIDNGQIHFPLDGVADPIYGFRRDQL; from the exons ATGAGTGATTTTATCGACACTATTGAGGCTATCGAATTGATCACAGATCGTGTATTATGGGATCGACCACGTATATTCCGTGAGAGAACGGATTACTTCCAAAAATATGACGACTTGGACTTTTTTAGAAGGTTCAGGTTAACTAAAAGAAGTGTCCTTTTCCTGCTAACAAAAATCGAATCAAAAATTGAGTTCCAGGAGGATAG aAACCACTCTATTCCACCAATTAATCAATTACTCATGACATTGCGCTACTATGCCACTGGTAATCATTTACTCGCAATCGGAGATCTCGGAGGATTCAGTGTAGCCTCATGTAGCCGCATAGTTAAACGAGTCACTGAAGCCATCGTAAGCCTACGAGCAGAATTCATTAAATTTCCAGAGTCCGAAGAAGAACAGAGAAAAGTCAAAAGGGATTTCTTTAAAATAGCAAAGTTCCCTAATGTGTTAGGCTGCATAGATTGTACACACGTAAGAATACAATCACCTG gAGGCGATGATGCTGAAATTTTCCGTAATAGGAAAGGATACATGTCCATTAATGTTCAAACAATTAGCACTGCCCAATTATTAGTAACAGATGTAGTGGCACGATGGCCTGGATCAACCCATGATTCAGCTATCTACCAAAACAGCAACCGATACAATaaatttgaaagaggagactACGGCTGCGGCTACTTATTGGGAGACAGTGGCTATCCTCTAAAG TCACATCTCTTAACACCACATGTACATCCAATCACGCAAGGCCAACAAAGATTTAATGAAGCCCAAATTAAAACTAGAAATGTTGTGGAACGACAGTATGGAGTCCTGAAAAGAAGATTCCCAGTTTTAGCTGTTGGTATCAGACTGAAACTGAAGACTGCAGTGAATGTTATACTGGCCTGTTGTATCCTGCATAACTTCTGTATATTGAACAGGGAGCCGGAACCCGCCAATGAAGGTCTTCTCCAGAACTTAAATGAGTTAATAGATAATGGGCAGATACATTTCCCATTAGATGGTGTTGCGGACCCAATTTATGGATTTCGAAGAGACCAA CTGTAg